The following is a genomic window from Fulvia fulva chromosome 9, complete sequence.
GAGGGGTTGGGTGTAGGTGATACGAGGACTTTCGATGTAATGTCAATGCAGAACAGTGGGAAGACCTGGATTCCGTCGTTCATTCCATCGAATCTCATTCGTAGCCCTTCTTGGCATTGATCTAGACGTCAACAGGGATCCCACATGTCGACTAACATGAACACAAGTCAGACCTCTCGAGTCATACGCCAGATAGACTCTAGCTTTCGATGAAGTCCGTGGACCTCATCTCGCACCTCATGCTGAAAAACTGCAGTCTGGTTTAAGACATCTCTGCATCGCAGTAATGAGTAGACACCCAATGCCGTCGTTGCTGTTGGGGTATAAAGCTACTCACCCCTCCACTAACGAAGCTGGTCATGTTAGCCAAATCCTCCTCCACCCAGCCTTGCAATCGCCACACACTCGGCACTGTCACTATGCAACTGCCCTACTCCCCCTCTTCCCTCCTCTTGACCCTCACCTCCCTCACGCTTAGGCTACATCTGTGTGAACAACTATGCCGACCTCGTATGTCTCCTCCCAAGCCCCCATTCGCCCATCCCCCCATCACCCCATCATTACCCACCCTTCACTTCAAGCCCTTTCCCCCATCCTCCCCTCCTCTCTCTGACTATGACCACCTCCTAGGCCTACTGCTACGACAACGTCCCAAAAATCATCAAACACTGCGCCTGCGCCGGCGGCTGCTGCGGCTCGACTGAGAAGAACGACATGTACGAGCCGGAGCCGGGCACGAGTGGGATGTTTTTGTGTGGGGAGGATGATGGGGATGGGAGTAAGCCGGTCAAGTGTAAGAAGCCACCTTCGCATGGGATGAATGGAGGTGGTGAGGGAGGGATGCATGCGATGGGGGATCTTGGTTCGTTTGTTGGTGGTGGACTTGGGGTGGGGCCTGAGGTTGGAGGGTCTTTGGTGGAGGGTGCTGATGGGAGGAGGGGGAGGTGTAGAGATGTGAATGATGGCTTGGTTGGAGGGTTGTTGGATGCTGTGTTTGGGTTGTTGGGGGGTGGGAGGAGGTGTGGTGGTGAGGTGGCTTGATCGCGGTGCGGTTGATTGCGGCTGTGCTCTTGATACGCCGCTTCAGAATGGGGTGCGTTATCCACCCCATAGAGATGATGCTGAACGCTGCCTCAGCTTTCTGTACAGATCCGTCATCCACGCCATCATCGATGCTGCCAGGGTATCACCACGCAAATTTCAGACCAGAAAGCCACCCATCTCTTCATCATCGTATCTTCATCAATTCTGACTCTTACTCCTCAGTCCAGCTTGATTGGCCTTCCTTAGTCTCGCCTTCTTCGTCGCCTCCTCCATCTTCCCTTTCCTCCACGTACATCCCTCAGCGAATTCGCATATGCCGCATTTGTACGCCTCCTCAATATCAACACCACAAGCTTCCCGCTCACCTCTCCACCATGCCATCTCTGAATTGACGTACTTGTCGAGCACATCCGCGTCGTATGCAAAGCTTTTTCGCCCGATGAACGCGCCATCTGTCGAAGCACGGAACTCTGCTGAGAGGAGAGGTGATATGGAGGTTGTGGTGGGTGTGACTGAAATGACGCGGGTCAGTTCGGCGATCATGTGTGACCACAACGTTGTCAGGGTGTTGTGGGATAGTATTTCCTCCAGAGGATCGTGATCTGGCTGAGAACTGAAGCTAAGTTCGTCGTTCTGATCGTCCGCTTCGAGACTTCGTTGTGTGGGCTGGAAGTCGATACCACCAAGGGCTGGCATAAAAGTGTCACTGAAGGGCTTGGTAGCGTCGAGGGAGTTGCGGTCGAAGATGATGCTTGCGTCAATCTTGTTCGCGGCAAGGTCGTTCAGGAGACGCCGGTAAAGCATCAGTTGCATCTGAGTTCCTCGCATTTGATCGGCTTTCGGTAACGTCTTCGACTGGCGAGTCTTGATGTCGGAGAGGTATAAAGTCTGCGTCTTTCGACGTGCTGGCCATGCACCTTGCGCCTCGAGCATGCCCCCGATTTGCGAGCTGGCATAGTAGTCCGCCATGGTCTTCTGATCCGCAGGTACCGGCttctccttcttcttcttgcCGGCGCTTTTCGTCCCTTCTGCAGTGTCCAGTAGCAACGCCTCCATAGCTTCATCCGGACAATTAAACGACAGCTCATCAATGATGCCAACAATGACCTCTCCATCGATCAGCCCCACCACTTCCAGCTCTCTCGTCAGACCGGTAGCTTGCAGCGTCCGCAGCCCTTGTATGATATTCCACAGCTTCAAGCCAAACTGATCTTCCTTGGTTGCGACCTCAACCGGCACTTCAGTATGCACTTCCCGCTCCTTCTCTTTATGGATCTTGCTGCCCTGCTTCATGGCCTTCGTCCGCCGTACCCTGCCATACTTGGTCAAGCTATACCAGTACTTCAGCTCGCACCACGCTGGCGAAACAATGTCTGTGACTGAGAGCGTCTTCTTCGGCTTCGTTCGAAAGCGTTCGATAGGCGTTCGCGTGTCTGGCACCTCAGGCTGCGGCTCAGCTGGTGGTGATCGTGGTTCGTGTACTAGAGGCTCGACGGGGAGTGCTACAAGTCGCTGCAGTCAGCGCGTCAGTTTCCATCACTGCTGGCTTGGTGGTGGACGTACGCGAGAAGGAGCGTCTATTGCTCTCGTCGTATTCGATCTCGATCGACTTGGCACGCTGCGGACTGCGAGGCGAAGGTGTCTGCCTTGAGATATCGTCGAGTCCTGCAATTGCTTGCACAAGATGTTCCCGTATCCGCGCGATGCGCAGACTGGAAGGCGGTGCTTCATCGTCCTTGGGGAGAATCTGCGCCTCGAGCTCTTCCACTTCTTCGATGGCTATTCGAGGAATAGTCTGCACAGGCTGTGTCTGTGATTGCGACTGAGAGAAGGCTTGGTCCCAGGTATCATCGTCGGGTTCGGAGCCATAGTCGGACTCGATGCTGTTGATCACTTCGGTGGCGTCCACGACGGGCTCATCGTTGGACATATTGACGTCACTGACATGATCTCGAGGAGAAGAAACAGAAGGAAAAAGGGAATCGTGAGGTGCTGAAGGACAGCACTTGTTTCATTGTTGTGGACGATGCGACTCGGTAGTGAAAGTCGCGTCAGGCAGATGTCGCGTGTCGCCCACTCAGAAGCCGACGAGTGGTCATGGATCGTTGGATGCCTGCTACAGTACGGTGTTCACGCCACTGCACGTGAAACATCTACGCGATATAGTCCCCTCTATTGTGTTCCTAGCTAGAGACCTTCATTGCCAGGCCGCACTGCTACATGCCAATCCAACTATCATGCGACCCCATGCTCGGCTTCCCAGCGTCTACTCTGAAAGGAGCAGAATTGCACCACATGAGCTTCTCGATGCCTGCTGGTAACGTTGCTCATAACACCGTCCCGACGGGTCTGATGATCGGGACTCGGAATGCTCTTGAAGAGACAAGATGGCATGGTCCCGGACCACGACATCCCATTTGCCTTGGAAGGAGTCGATGGCCAGAGCGTACGTGATGTAAAACCCGATGCAGACGGGTTCATGCTCGTCAATGCAGTGTTCAGGGATGCATATACGCACTCGCACCTTCTAAGGCCAAGGACTGGAAAAGGAGTTGCTCATGGATGCGTTCTGTGGCCAGCTCGGGCGGACAGACCTGAGATTCCTCATCGATGGACAGCGAATGGGCCACAGGAGGTAAGCTGATCTCAATGCTGCCCTTGCGGTCTCGAATCACTTTGCTGAGTATCAGGCAGCTCTATATTACCGACGGGAACATCATCGAGGTTAAACCGGGACAGGGAGTCAATAGTCTCACCATTGCTGTGGAATGAGTGCTTGTCGTGTCGTCCTTTTGGTGTTGAGTGGTGTACCAGGTGTTCTTTCCGTACCGTCGGGCAGTGTCTTAAGTGTCTGCACATCTCGCAGCCTCACTTCCTGTAGTCACATGCTTCTAGACAGCAGCTCCCAGATACTGGCAGGTACCTGACACTTCTCCCAGCATCTCCGCCGTCTCTTTGTCTTTCAATCCAACCATATAGGTCACCACCACTGCCAGCTTGCTCAGCCAGCTTGCTCAGGGTTGAACACAGAAAGCACTAAGCAATACATCAGTCCAGCCAACATGGACAGCCTCCCAGCTCACAACCCGATGAAGGTGCTAGACCGTGACCCGATCGTCAAGGCCGACCCAGGCTACGTCAATATCTGTTTCGCCAGCCGCTCTAGCAGCTTCGCTTTG
Proteins encoded in this region:
- a CDS encoding Exonuclease V; amino-acid sequence: MSNDEPVVDATEVINSIESDYGSEPDDDTWDQAFSQSQSQTQPVQTIPRIAIEEVEELEAQILPKDDEAPPSSLRIARIREHLVQAIAGLDDISRQTPSPRSPQRAKSIEIEYDESNRRSFSPLPVEPLVHEPRSPPAEPQPEVPDTRTPIERFRTKPKKTLSVTDIVSPAWCELKYWYSLTKYGRVRRTKAMKQGSKIHKEKEREVHTEVPVEVATKEDQFGLKLWNIIQGLRTLQATGLTRELEVVGLIDGEVIVGIIDELSFNCPDEAMEALLLDTAEGTKSAGKKKKEKPVPADQKTMADYYASSQIGGMLEAQGAWPARRKTQTLYLSDIKTRQSKTLPKADQMRGTQMQLMLYRRLLNDLAANKIDASIIFDRNSLDATKPFSDTFMPALGGIDFQPTQRSLEADDQNDELSFSSQPDHDPLEEILSHNTLTTLWSHMIAELTRVISVTPTTTSISPLLSAEFRASTDGAFIGRKSFAYDADVLDKYVNSEMAWWRGEREACGVDIEEAYKCGICEFAEGCTWRKGKMEEATKKARLRKANQAGLRSKSQN